AAAGGCAAGGCTCGTTCGAGAGCTTCAATCGCCTCAGCAAAACGGCGCTGCTGATAGTATGATTCCCCAAGAGCGGTGCCGATCCTGCGTGTCATTTGATCAAATGGGTGGCGCTCGCGAAGAAGCTCGAATGCATCAGCTGAGCGTTCGTAATCTTCATCTTCAAGATAAAGGCGTCCGCGGGCATAGAGAGCTTTGGGAGACCACTCGGATCTTCTGTGGTTATCAGAGAGTTCGAGGAACATTTCTCTTGCGAGGTCATTTTGGCCGTTCTCTGCAGCTGTTTCTGCAATATTATAGTAGAGTTCAGCTTTTCTGGAAGATGATTGGGGATAATTCAGAGCTTGTTGCATTCGCTGAATGGCCCTGTCGAGTTCACCACGTTCTTTATGCTGATCGGCTGCCTCTTTAAGAAGCACAGCTGTATATCGGCTGTGAGGGAATTCATTTGCAAAACGGTCGGTTTGCCTGTCTGTGAGGGTAGAATCTACTTTAATGGCTGAACGGGCATGGAAGTACGCGGCAAGTTCAGTCTCCTGAATATCTTCGGGCTGATTGAGCAGGATTTTTTCAAAATAAGCCGCGGCTTCAGGATACAGCCCTTTTTCAAACAGGTCAATTCCCTGTTGCAGAGAACTGCTTCCGGTACGGATCTCGTGCTGAGCGTGGGCGGTCAATGGGAGTAGAAACAGTAAAAACAGTATAAGCCGCGGAACAAAGGATACAGTACGGTTCATGAATTATTTATGTAGACCAGTTCTTGGGGTAGAGTCAATTTTGAATATACCAACTTGTTGGGTTTTGTTCCCGCTGAGACCGGTAAAATCTTGTGTTACAATTCCAGGTAGCGAAGAAGTTCATCTGCACGGGAACTCATGTCAACCTGAAGCAGGTCATCACGATTTTCAGTAGTGGTGATATATCCATGTCTTTGCAACGAAGAGACGACGGCAGAAGTATCCTGAAGATTGAGTTTGATAGAAACTCTGATATTTGCTTCAGATCCCGGCGTCTGCTCTACAGTAAGTCCAAGGATCTTAGCACTCTCAGATTCTATAATATTCACAAGCTTGGTAAGTGTATAATCAGCGCGTTCGATATCCACGGAAATTACAGAGCCCTGCGTTGAAATGTTGAGCATCTTTGAGAAAGCTTCAAGCAGATCTTTTTTCTCAACAATTCCAATGACCGATTCGGTGTGATCCACAACGGCAATGAAGCGGACTTCTTTTGATAACATCTGCCGGGCAACTTCAAAGAGGTGCTGATTTTCGTACGCAAAGATCGGCTCTTTGAGATCAAAATCAGACATTGGCTTAGACTCATCCGGCAGATCAGTGAGCATATCAAGAGTGACCTGGCCAATTACCTTGCGGGTTGTTGGTTCAATAACGGGAATGTTGGCGGTTTGCCAGGCTTCCATTTTAGCCAGTGCGGAGCTTGCTTTATCTGTTGAAACAAGCGGGGTAAAACTGTTGTTTAGTATCTGTTTGGCTAACATAGCTTATGGGTCAAATGACTGCCGTTTCCAGTTTAGAAAGCATCGCGTCGAACCGGTTTCTGTCAGCTTCCGTAATACTTCCTTTAATAGTAACGCTGTTTCCTTCAAAATGTTCACTATCAACAACGCCAACATCGTGTAAAAATGCAACTGCCTTATAATGGGCCATCGGAACTGTGTAAACGAACGGGTGATAATCCTCTTCAATCATCAGCTCAATTTGTCCCTGTAGCTTATCAAGGCCCATTGAGCGTTCTGCAGAAACAAAAATCGCACCTGGAAATCCTTTTTTTAGTTCCATCAGCCGGGAGGGTTCAACCTTATCGATCTTATTGAAAACCAGCACTTTCTTCACATCTTTGATATCCAGCTCTTCGAGTGTTGTGTTTACAACATCAATATAA
Above is a genomic segment from Rhodohalobacter sp. SW132 containing:
- a CDS encoding CBS domain-containing protein, translated to MLAKQILNNSFTPLVSTDKASSALAKMEAWQTANIPVIEPTTRKVIGQVTLDMLTDLPDESKPMSDFDLKEPIFAYENQHLFEVARQMLSKEVRFIAVVDHTESVIGIVEKKDLLEAFSKMLNISTQGSVISVDIERADYTLTKLVNIIESESAKILGLTVEQTPGSEANIRVSIKLNLQDTSAVVSSLQRHGYITTTENRDDLLQVDMSSRADELLRYLEL